GCCGTCGCCGACCTGTCCGGCCTCGGCTCCGCGGTGGACGCGGTGACCTCGGATGACAATAAGCTGATGGGGGCCGGGATGGCGAGCGGCGCGCTCATCGGCACCGCGATCGCCCCGGTGCTCGGCACCGCGATCGGGGCGCTGTTCGGCGCGGCGATACGGATGTTCGGCAAGCCGGCCAAGCAGGTGCGCGAGCAGTACAAGGAGAACGTCGGCGACGCGGTGTACCGGGCGTTCCGGGACGTGCGCTCCGTCGCCGAGCGGGCCGTATCAGATTTCTCCGACGCCGGCCGCGCCGCGCTCGACTCGCGCGTCGCCGCCCTGAAGGCGGCGTACGGGCCGGTGATCGCCGAGGCGATGCGCCGGCATCAGGAGCGGACCCGGGCCGTGCAGACGGAGCAGGCGTCGCTGCGCACCGCCGCGGCCGCCGTCGGCGAACGCCGCTCGGCCATCCAGGCCACCCGCGAGGCAATCGCCGTGCAAGACGCGGCGTGAGGACCCGCGCCGGGCAAGCCGGCGCACCGCCACCCTCGATATCCCGAATGGAGCGAACGATGCCCGATGCTCTGGGCCAGGACCCGCTGAAGACCTTCAAAGGCATGCGGCTCGAACTCGCCGCGCTGATCGGCCGGCTGAGGTCGGTGGCGGACGAGCTGGAGAGCGCCGAGTTGCGCAACGCCGCGGCCGCGCTCGAACAGCGCGTCAACGAGGACGTGTTCCGCGTCATGGTGCTCGGCGAATTCAACTGCGGCAAGAGCACGTTGGTGAACGCGCTGCTCGGCGAGCGCGTTCTGCCCGCCTTCGCGCGGCCGTGCACCGCCGTGATCTGCGAGGTCGGCTACGGCCAGGAACGCCGTGCCGTGCTCTACCCCCGCGATGGCAGCCCGTCGTTCGAGTTGCCGATCGAGGAGTTGGCCGAGCACATCACGATCGACGACGAGGAGGCCGAGACGCTGCAGAACCGGTACAAGCTCGCCGAGATCACCTGGCCGCTCCCGCTGTGCGCGGACGGGGTGCAGCTCACCGACTCCCCCGGGACCAACGAGGACAGCATCCGGGAGGCGGTGACCAACGGCTATCTGGCTCGGGCGGACGCCGTCGTCTATGTGGTCTCGGCACTCGCGCCCTTCGGCAAGAGCGAGCGGACCTATCTGGAGAACCACGTCCTGCCGCTGGGCCACAGCGACATCTTCTTCCTGGTCACCCGGATCGACCAGGCGCCCGCCGAAGAACGCGCCGACGTGATCGAGGTCGTGCGCAAGCGGGTCGGCAGGGTCGGCGAGGAGCTGCAGGGGCGCGACGGGACCCGGCTCTACCCGGTCGTCGGAAGCCTGCTGTTCCCGGTCGACGGAAAGGGCGCCCTCGAGGGACGTCTGGCGCAGGACGCCGAGATGGTGCAGCGCTCCGGGCTCGCCGAATTCGAGGAGTCGCTGCGCGGGTTCCTGACCTCGAAGAAGGGGCGCGTCAAGCTCGCCGGGCCGAGCAGCGATCTGCGCACCCGCCTGTGGAAGGCCAGGGCGCTGGTCCACGACCGCGAGGCGCTCTACGACCAGGATCTCGCGGGCATCGTGACCAGGTACGACGCCCAGAAGATCCGGCTGGACCTGCTCGATGACAAGCGGGCGGTCATTCTCGGCAAGCTCGAGAACGACATCAGGAGCCTGGAGCGGACGGCCGAGGACGCCTTCCGCCGCCGGCTGGCCGAACTGGCCGAGAAGTGCCCCGCGTGGGCCGAGGAGGCCGAGACACAGGGCCGGATCGAGTCGGTCTTCAAGGCGAAGAGCCAGGGTGAGGCGCTGGCCGCGGAGCTGACCACGATCCTGACCGACCGGCTCCGCGCCGAACTGCTGCGGTGGCAGTCCGGCGAACTCCTGCCGATGCTCACCGGGCAGTTGG
This genomic window from Actinospica robiniae DSM 44927 contains:
- a CDS encoding dynamin family protein encodes the protein MPDALGQDPLKTFKGMRLELAALIGRLRSVADELESAELRNAAAALEQRVNEDVFRVMVLGEFNCGKSTLVNALLGERVLPAFARPCTAVICEVGYGQERRAVLYPRDGSPSFELPIEELAEHITIDDEEAETLQNRYKLAEITWPLPLCADGVQLTDSPGTNEDSIREAVTNGYLARADAVVYVVSALAPFGKSERTYLENHVLPLGHSDIFFLVTRIDQAPAEERADVIEVVRKRVGRVGEELQGRDGTRLYPVVGSLLFPVDGKGALEGRLAQDAEMVQRSGLAEFEESLRGFLTSKKGRVKLAGPSSDLRTRLWKARALVHDREALYDQDLAGIVTRYDAQKIRLDLLDDKRAVILGKLENDIRSLERTAEDAFRRRLAELAEKCPAWAEEAETQGRIESVFKAKSQGEALAAELTTILTDRLRAELLRWQSGELLPMLTGQLGPVEQELAAAVADFLEVVQQVRAAITGGEAGPAVEFAETLAETGSAFGDALPSQAGRTAAMSLSAIVLTQLGVLVAAALLSFTPLGLFTAMFGAGAMQRAFHVDRINSQVRRQVGEAYAAQIRELLPDAARTAGVGVGDRLRAWARTTGEGLAAQTATVREQVEATIEDKKAGEARVAGQRERMRRLLAEVDAIEFERGGLAERINRS